The region CCGATCTTCGCCGGTGAACATGCCCAGCGCTGGGACTTGGGCATGAACGTCTACATGGACGCGGTCGCGGACAAGCCCGAGCTGCTCGACATCAAGCCCGAGCACATGGACAAGTATCGCAAGCTCGTGAAGGAAGCGGTCGGCCTGTTCGGCGCGCGTCACTTCGACGAGTACGACTTCCTGCTCGCGCTGACCGACCGCATGGGCGGCATCGGCCTCGAGCATCACCGTTCGAGCGAGAACCAGTACGAGCCCAAGGCCTGGATCGACTGGGAGTCGATGGACTGGGACCACAATGTGATCCCGCACGAGTTCGTGCATAGCTGGAACGGCAAGTACCGCCGCCCGGCGGACCTGTGGACCCCCGACTACCAGCAGCCGATGCAGAACACGCTTCTGTGGGTCTATGAGGGCCAGACCCAGTTCTGGGGCTACATTCTCGCCGCGCGTTCGGGCGTGCAGTCCAAGCAGACCGTGCTCGACATGTTCGCGGTGGCTGCCGCAAAGTACCTCGAGGGTACGCCGGGCCGCTCGTGGCGCTCGGTCGAGGACACCACCGCCGCGCCGCAGCTCAACCGCCGCCGCCCGCTGCCCTTCAGCTCGCTGACCCGCGGCGAGGACTACTACGTCGAGGGCGCGCTGACCTGGCTCGAGGCGGACCAGATCATCCGCGAGGGTACCAAGGGCAAGAAGGGCCTCGACGATTTCGCCAAGGCCTTCTTCGGCGTGCGCGACGGCGACTGGGGCGAGCTGACTTACGACTTCGACGAGGTCGTGAGGACGCTCAACGGCGTCTACCCCTACGACTGGGCGAGCTTCCTCAAGACCCGGCTCTACGACACCAACCAGCCTGCGCCGATGAAGGGCCTGCAGATGGCCGGCTACAAGCTGGTCTGGAAGGACGAGCCCAACAGCTACGTCAAGGGCATCTCGGGCTATCGCAACTCGCTCGACCTCACCTACTCGCTGGGCATGGGGCTGAGCAGCGACGGGACCGTGGGCAGCGTCCTGTGGGACGGCCTCGCCTTCAATGCCGGGATCGTGGGCGGTGCGAAGATCGTCGCGGTCAACGACGAGGCCTATAGCGCCGATGTGATCAAGGCGGCGGTGACCGCGGCCAAGACCGGGAATGCGGGTGCCGACAAGCCGATCACGCTGCTGGTCAAGCGCGGCGATCGCTACCAGACGATCGAGCTCGACTACCACGAGGGCCTGCGCTGGCCCTGGCTGGAGAGCACGACGCCGGGCAAGACCAACGGCTTCGACAAGCTGCTCGCGCCGCACGCGGACTGAGCCGGGCGTTTTTCCCGGCCATCGATCTTGCCGGGGACTGACAAGAAGAACGGGGGCGACGGGACAAGTGTCCGGTCGCCCCCGTTTTCTTTTGTGTTCTCCAGTGAGCGCAAGCTTCTACGACCATCGTCCGGCTTGAGCCGCCGGTCGGTTCCGATATCGCCGCCGGCATCACGTCGCTGCACCGCGGCGGGACACA is a window of Novosphingobium aureum DNA encoding:
- a CDS encoding M61 family metallopeptidase; protein product: MKYRTALASLTVLLSLSTSAMAQDSTRTTPMAPALPPALPAAQDVPYPGTISLDIDATDVTRGIYKVTQVFPVADGARELTVMQPGWLPGNHSETGPYSMLADIHFYADGKEIKWVRDTVAVNAFHLDLPAGTKAVTASFVHTSPIERNEGRITMTREMLNLQWEKMSLYPSGFYTRGITFKPTVKVPAGWTVYTALDGKARSGDTLTWAATDYQRLVDSPIFAGEHAQRWDLGMNVYMDAVADKPELLDIKPEHMDKYRKLVKEAVGLFGARHFDEYDFLLALTDRMGGIGLEHHRSSENQYEPKAWIDWESMDWDHNVIPHEFVHSWNGKYRRPADLWTPDYQQPMQNTLLWVYEGQTQFWGYILAARSGVQSKQTVLDMFAVAAAKYLEGTPGRSWRSVEDTTAAPQLNRRRPLPFSSLTRGEDYYVEGALTWLEADQIIREGTKGKKGLDDFAKAFFGVRDGDWGELTYDFDEVVRTLNGVYPYDWASFLKTRLYDTNQPAPMKGLQMAGYKLVWKDEPNSYVKGISGYRNSLDLTYSLGMGLSSDGTVGSVLWDGLAFNAGIVGGAKIVAVNDEAYSADVIKAAVTAAKTGNAGADKPITLLVKRGDRYQTIELDYHEGLRWPWLESTTPGKTNGFDKLLAPHAD